The Chitinivibrionales bacterium genomic sequence CGCGACATCGTTGCGGGGCCGAGCGGCACGGTATGGTTCGGCACCAACAAGGGAATATCATGCTACAACGGCGCGGCATGGACCACCTACAACATGAAAAACGGCCTGAGCTGGAACGACACCAAGGCGCTCGGCTACGACGCCAAGACCGGCACCGTGTGGGCCGCCGTGGGCGAAAAGGACATGAACTCCTTTGACGGAAAATCATGGAAGGTGTTCATGGAGGTGGGGGACGGCATCGTGGCCATCATGGTGGACACGCAAAGCAGGGTCTGGATCTCGACCGCCACGGGGCTCATGAAGTTCAACGGAGAAGAATGGATTTCCGACCCGCAGAAGATCGGCATCACTGCGGCGCAGGTGACTCAGATGCACAAAGACGACAAGGGCAATCTCTGGTTCGGCATGGAGACCGGCGTGCTGAAACTTGATAATCCCTATCCTTATTAGTTCGGCGAAGGAAATAGAGAACGCAGAGAATTACGTTTTAAAGGAAAGCGTCAACTCTGCCGTATAAAGCTTTTTTACGTTATGGGCTCTTCTCAGCGTCCTCGGCGTCACTCCGATGAGGTTTGCAATTGTCTGAATAATCCGGAACAAGCTTGAAATTTGGGAACAGGAAAATCATGGAGAAGATAAGAATCGGCATCATCGGCCTGGGCAACTGCGCCAGTTCCCTTCTTCAGGGCATCCAGTATTACGCCGGCAAGGACAACGGCAGCGCTAGCGGCCTCATGCACTGGCATATCGACGGCTACCGGCCGTCGGACATCGAGGCGGTTTCGGCGTTCGATATTGACAAAAGAAAAGTGGGAAAGGACGTCAACGCCGCGATCTTCGAACGACCCAACTGCACCGCCGTGTTCTGCCCCGACATGCCCCGCACGGGCGTCAAGGTGGCCATGGGCAGGATCCTCGACGGCGTTTCGGACCACATGAAACAATACGATCCCGACTATACCTTTGTCCCCAGCAGCGCGAAGGAGTCGAATAAAAAAGACATCGTTTCGATCCTGCGGGAGACCCGCACCGAAATCCTCCTCAACTACCTGCCCGTGGGTTCCGAGGAGGCCACGAGGTTCTATGCCGAGTGCGCGCTTGAGGCCGATGTCGCGTTTGTCAACAACATCCCGGTGTTCATCGCGAGCAGCCCCGACTGGTCCAGGCGGTTTGCGGAAAAAAACCTCCCGCTCATCGGCGACGACATCAAGGCGCAGCTGGGCGCCACCATCACGCACCGCGCGCTCACCGACCTGTTCCGCAAGCGCGGGGTGAAGCTCGAGCGTACGTACCAGCTCAACACCGGCGGGAACACCGACTTCCTCAACATGCTCAACCGGGCGCGCCTCGCCTCGAAGAAGGAGTCGAAGACCGAGGCGGTGCAGGCGGTCACGGCCAAGCGACTTGACAAAAGGGACATCCACATCGGGCCGAGCGACTACGTGCCGTGGCAGAACGACCAGAAGGTGTGCTTCATCCGCATGGAGGGAAGGCTGTTCGGCGACGTGCCCATGAACCTCGAGATGCGCCTGTGCGTTGAGGATTCGCCCAATTCGGCGGGCGTCGCCATCGATGCCGTCCGCTGCTGCAAGCTCGCGCTCAAGCGCGGCCTGGGCGGCGCACTGGT encodes the following:
- a CDS encoding inositol-3-phosphate synthase, whose product is MEKIRIGIIGLGNCASSLLQGIQYYAGKDNGSASGLMHWHIDGYRPSDIEAVSAFDIDKRKVGKDVNAAIFERPNCTAVFCPDMPRTGVKVAMGRILDGVSDHMKQYDPDYTFVPSSAKESNKKDIVSILRETRTEILLNYLPVGSEEATRFYAECALEADVAFVNNIPVFIASSPDWSRRFAEKNLPLIGDDIKAQLGATITHRALTDLFRKRGVKLERTYQLNTGGNTDFLNMLNRARLASKKESKTEAVQAVTAKRLDKRDIHIGPSDYVPWQNDQKVCFIRMEGRLFGDVPMNLEMRLCVEDSPNSAGVAIDAVRCCKLALKRGLGGALVSPSAYFCKHPPTQFSDDEAYRMTEEFIEGKRNS